TTTTGTATGTGACTTTGGTGAGTTTGGTAGATTGGAAGTAGATTTTGAATAGTAAAACATTGAGTGATACTAAAGGAGGTATTAACACCGGTAAGTTTATAAAGTAAGAAATTACAGCTTTCAGTTTTTTTGCTGGTACTTTCAGTTTTTAAGATACATGAACTGAAATAGTAGCTTTATTAAATTTGCCATTCTTTATTACTTAGATTTAGTTTTCGGAAGCATTGTGCATCGGGGGAATGTAAATGAAAAAGATAAAAGTTGGAATAATAGGCCCGGGGAATATTGGACTGGATTTACTCTATAAATTACAAAGGAGCGAGTATTTGCATCCTGAGCTAATTGTAAATATAAGAGAGTCCAATGGAATAAACCATGCGAGGGAAATGGGAATAAATACATCGACCAAAGGTGTGCAAGCCATTTTAGAAAGAGATGATATTAAAATAGTTTTCGATTGTACAAGTGCAAATGCCCATCTACAGCATGCACCTCTATTAAAAGAAAACAAAAAGTTTACTCTTGATTTAACACCTGCAGCAGTTGGTCCATATGTAGTACCCTCAGTTAATCTTGATGATCATATGCTGAATTTAGACAATCTTAATCTTGTAACATGTGCCGGTCAGGCGACGACTCCTTTTGTTGCAGCAATAAACAAAGCTGCAGATGTGTATTATGCAGAAATAGTTTCATCAATTAGTTCAAAAAGTGCCGGTAAGGGTACGAGAGCCAATATTGACGAATTTACACAAACTACCAGAAAAGCATTGGAAGAGGTTGGAGGAGCAGGCAAAGCCAAGGTATTGATTATATTAAATCCTGCAGATCCACCGATTTATATGAGTAATACAATTTATACGAGAGTCAGGAATGTAGACATAGATAAAATAAACCATGCACTCCAGAATAAGTTGGAAGAGATGAAAGGATACGTGCCTGGAATTAGATTTAGAATGGAACCTGTCATAAAGCATGAAGATGATGATATCATAATGTTGGTAGTAGAAGTAGAGGGACTGGGAGATTATCTTCCTATTTATTCAGGAAATTTAGATATAATAAATTCAGCTGCTATAGAAATTGCAGAGAGAAAAGCGAAAGTACTTTTGGAGGCAAAGAATGAATAAGATTATTTTAACCGATACCTCCTTAAGGGATGGTAATCATACTGTAAAACACCAGTTCAACTTGGAAGAAATAAAAAAAATATGCATAGCTCTTGATAATGCCGGAGTAGATATTATTGAACTGGGCCACGGTGACGGACTTACAGGATCTACAATAAATTATGGATTTTCTAAAGAAGACGACTATGAAGCTATAAAAATTGCAGTAGAAAATGTATCAAATGCCAAGATTGCCGTACTATTATTACCGGGAATCGGTACCGTTCCGGATATGAAAAAGGCATATGAATGCGGTGCCAGAGTGGTTAGGATTGCAACGCATGTTACCGAAGCCGACATATCAATGGAACATATACATGTAGCTAAAGAGATCGGGTTTTTAACTGTAGGCTTCCTCATGATGGCACATAGAGCACCCGTAGATGGAGTTTTACACGAAGCACAAAAGATGGAATCCTATGGTGCGGATATTGTGTATGTGACTGACTCAGCCGGAGCAATGATACCATCTGAGGTTAGGGAAAAAATCTCTGCATTAAAAGAAAATCTGAAAGTGGATATTGGCTTTCACTCACATAATAATCTAGGTTTGGCAATAGGTAATTCACTGGCTGCCATCGAAGCCGGAGCAAAATATATAGACGGCTCACTGGCAGGACTTGGAGCAGGCGCAGGCAATACATCAACGGAAATGTTGGTCGGGGTACTGAATAAAGCAGGGATACCAAATAATGCAGACTTTTACAAGAGTATGGACGCTGCGAAGATTTTAAGGGAAATCGTAAAGAGTCATGGTGTTGAACTTGCAAATACCCAGGATCCGTTAATGTTGGGTTATGCAGGAGTATACTCCAGTTTTATGCTTCATGCCAAGAAAGCCGCTGAAAGATTTAAAGTAGACTATAGAGAAATTATAGAGGAAGCGGGTAGGAAAAGTGCAGTCGGAGGACAGGAAGATTGGCTCTATGAAATTGCTGATAGGATTTCCAGAAGTAAATAAATTATAAGGTTGCTAAGAAATTTTGAATTAGCAGCCTTTTTATTTATCATATTTAGTTTATTAAACAATAATGCCCAAGAAATTATTAGATGGAAAGAATTCAGATAGAAAACTATAAATAAGATAGTAATGGTATAATTTAATTATGAGTCTGTAAAATTAACGACTGACTATGTTTGAAATCAATTAATAGAAAGTTTTAAATTTTAGAGTATACCAAATACATAAAGAGACAAGGGGTTAAAATGTGGGAAAACTTATTTGATTATTGGATTTTAGAAAGAGGATATGATTACTATCTGTATAATAGAGTGCGAAATGTAAACTATTATGAAAATTACATTGAAGCAACTGTATCCGGAAGTATGGATTATATGGTAATAATCGAACTTGAAGAAAATGTCATTAAACATTTAGAATGTGATTGCCCATATGCAGATAAAGGCAAAAATTGTAAACATATGGCAGCTGTATTGTACTATTTGGAAGAGAATAATGAATCAATTGAAGATGCTGATGAACAGGAAGCTAAAGAAAGCATAGAAGATTTAGTTAATGAAGCGAGTGAATTAGAAATAAGGGAGTTTTTGACTGAGATTCTAACTAAGGATGGAAACTTAATTACGAATTTTAAACAGTTTTTAAAACTGGATATGACTGATGTAGAAATGCAGGAATACAAAAATGAAATAAAAAGTATTTTCTACAAACACCAAGATGAGTGTGGATTTATAGACTATAGAAGCGCCACTTTCTTCGGTCAAGAACTGGTAGACTTTATTCATGAGCATATATATTATCTTATTGATAACCAACAATACAAAGAAGCATTTGAGTTGTCAAAACTAATTTTCATAGAAATAAATCATGTTGAAATTGACGATTCTGACGGAGAAATTATTGAGATTGCTGGTGAATGCGTAGATATTTGGAGTTCTATCCTAAAAAATGCGGATATGGATTATAAAACTGAACTTTTCAATTGGTTTATGGGGATACTGACAGAACCCAATTCAATTATATTAGATGATTATATCGAGATCCTTATCTTTGACGAGTTTAAAGATAAAGAATTTCAAATACAGAAAATGGAATGTATTGACGATATAATAAAAAAATGTGAAGAAGTTAATGATCCACGTTCAACCCGCTATTATCTGGGAACATGGTTAGTACGTCGCCTTGATTTAATGATGGAGATGAATCGAAACGATAAGGAGATTATAGATTTTTGTAAGAGTTATTTGCATGAACACAAAGTACGTTCTTTTTATATTGATTACTCTATTGCAAACAAAGATTATGAAACTTCAATTGAGCTGCTTGAAGCAGGGAAAAGATTGGATGAAACTTTTCCAGGAAGAGCTTTGGTGTATAGTAGAGAACTTAAAGAATTATATAAGTTAACGAAGAACGATAAAAAGTACAAGGAAGAGCTAGAATACTTAATATTAAATGAGTATAACCATCTATCTTCTTATGAGGAACTAAAATCCCTATACACAAAATCTGAATGGACAGAAAAAAGAGAGATACTCTTTAGCAAATTACCAAAAGGTTTTAGAATAGATAGACTTTATGCATTGGAAGGGCTATATGACTCACTTTTAGAAATAGTATTACAATCCGATAATGAATATATTCTCTTTGAACATGAGGAAATACTGAAAGGCATTTACCCTGAGGAATTACTAAATAAATATGAACAAATCGTAGAAAAAATGGCCCTTCATACAGGAGGAAGATCACATTATCGAAATATTGTAAATCACCTCAATAAAATGCTTAAATATCCTGACGGTAAGACGAGGGTTCAAGATCTAATACTCAGGTGGATGAAAGAATATAAAAAAAGACCTGCAATGTGGGATGAATTAAGTAGGGTAAGGATATAGTAAGTTATAATCTACGAAATACTTTTTAAGTTAGAGAAATAGAATAATACCATTTGCTAAATACTAAAGCTGCAAAAGGAAAATGAATAATATATCTTTTAAAAAGGAGCCGTTTGAACAGCTCCTTTGATTTTTAATAATTTCATATTATTGTAATTAGACGATAAATATCGCAATGTAGACATGGTGCTTTTATGACAGAATGAGGGAAGTTGGTAAATAATAGGTAATTTAATAAAAGTATTATTTAGGTTATTCTTTTGACAAAATATAATACAATAACGTAGCCCTTTTTTAAATTTAAATTATATTTTTAATTTTCTTGGTAATTCTGATATAACCGACTATAAAATTAATAAATAATAGTAAGTAAATAACAAAAACCATTAAACTAAAAATATGAAAGGGGTTCTTGCTTATAATTGTTTTATTATTTAGAACCTCAATTGCATTCGGAACTACCACAGCTCCGAAGATTATGATTAAGGGCAGTATTCTCCTTCTATAAATCTTTTTTATCATCTCCAATTTGGTTTCAGCTTCCAGAAAAAATTTCAGTATTTATGGAACTCGCGTTCTTTCTGAAATAAGAATAACCCATAAAAGTAGTAACCGCTTCCCAACCATTGTCTTTAAAAATCTGAAGATAATCCAGCTTATCTTCGAGACTCATGTCCTCATCCATAAAATCAAGTTTATAAACGGTATCTGATGGTTCTGTAACCTCAAAAGTATAAATACCCGGAAGTACAACTTTAACAAATTTATATCCTTTAGAATGCATTTTACTCAAGTAATCTTCTTCTTTATCATAATCTAAAATTGTAAAGTACTTAAATCTGCGTATTATTTTGGTCACTTAGACTCACCCCCATAGAGTTTTTATATAGCCTTTCAATTCGTTTAATTTCAATATCTAAAACTTCTTTGCCCAGCTCTGTAATTTTATAGAGTTTCCTATTTTCCTCTTTTCTAACAAAGGAAATTAAACCATCCTTTTCCATTTTAGCTAAGGTACCATACATTGTACCCGGTGCAATATTTATTTGATTGTCAGTCATTAATTGAACTTTTTGACCTATACTATATCCGTGCATAGGTTCCTGTAGACAGTATAGGATGTAGAAACCCGTTTCAGTCATGGGTACATAGATCCTTTTGATAGTCTCGTTCACTATTTCACCTCATCATATCGAAGTACTATATATCGAACCTCGATGTATTAACTATAGTATATCGTACCTCGATATATTTTGCAAATGACTTATAAAGTTATTTAGTTCTAATCGCAATACTCAAAGAAGAGCAGATTGATTCTATTTTTTACTTATACTCAGTCAAATATAGGAATAATTAAGAAAGATCTATGGGTTGAATGTATAGGGGGGTGTATAAATTAGATTATAATAATATTATGATATAATTTATATTTTAAATTTTCCAAAGAATAAATAAAAGATGTCTAATAGTATGATTACTACATATTATAATAAAATGGAAAATTACATAAAGATATTGACCTTTACCTTACGTAATAGTTTATACTTAAAGTCGAAAGGAGATAAATATGGAATATTTGATAAATCAATTAGCGCTAATATCCGGAGTTAGCACAAGAACACTTAGGTATTATGATTCCATTGGACTGCTCAAGCCTTTGAGGATAGACGAAAATGGATATCGAATTTATGGGGTTAATGAAGTTGATTTATTGCAGGAAATGTTATTTTATAGAGAACTTGGAATGCCCTTAGAAGAGATACGAAGTATTGTTAATGGGGAGAGTTTTGATAGATCTGCTTCACTGAAAATGCACCTAACACGATTAGAAGAAAAGAAAAAACGCATAGAGTCATTGATTGAAAATGTCAAAAAGACCATTTGTAATTTGAAAGGAGAAATAAAAATGACTGATCAAGAAAAGTTTGAAGGTTTTAAAGATAAACTGATAAGAGAAAATACCGAAAAATATGGCGAAGAAGTTATTGCTAAATACGGTAAAGAAGCATTTGATGCTTCGAATATGAAGTTAAGCGGGATGGATGAATCTCAATGGAAATTACAGGAACAATTAAAGGAATCTATTTTTATATACCTTAAAAAGGCATTGAAAAAAAGTGACCCCACCTGTAACGAAGCCCAAGAAGCTGCTCGTATTCAAAAAGAATGGTTATGTATGTTCTGGGACGAGAAGAACTATTCAAAAGAAGTACATCTAAATCTTGCAAAAATGTATCTTACAGAACCTCGTTTTACTTCATATTATGATGATGGAGCGGGGGATGGTGCTGCACAGATGTTATATGATGCATTAAAGATTTTTCTTTTTGCTTAAATTTATAAAATATACTTTTAAAACTTGAAAATACAAAACAGTTTATTTTAATATTTAATACTTAAATGATTTGGAAAAATCCTAATTTAATCCGGATAGAGATATAATTATGGATTTTTCTAAAACTCAAGATTTAAATATCCAATTAATATGGTGAGTACATTATTATAAATAGAAGTATTATATTATTGATATAAAGAATCCCCTAGGTCAACTATCGCGCTGTCTAGGGGATTCTTTTTATAAAAATAAAACAAAATATTAAACCATATATAAATAAGGTGATTTTTGTATTACTTATATTTTTTGATAACAGTATAGCCAGTACAAAAGCTTGTTCATTTCGTTGATATCGATTGAATAAATCAGGAGAAAACTCACCACCCCTAACTCTTGGTACTAGCAATTCTAACGTTCCTACACGAGTTTTAATTTGTCTAACTCTAGAACCGTTCCTGTAACATGTACGTTCTTCAGTACGTTCATAAGGCTCAGCTCCGATTGCCTCAGTAACTTGAGCCTCTAAAACTTGGTTTAAAATTGATTCTAAGAGTTTTGCAATAGCATTTTCTTTAGCTGAAGCTGAAAATAAACCTTTAATTATTTCTGAATCTAGTGTAAAATATAGCCAGACCATCTCTTTTACCTCCTGGTTAGTTTTGTGGTGAAACTATTATACCAAAAGGTTGGGGATGGTTCATATTTTTTTGTAAAACTAATTTACACCATTATATAGACTTTATCAGGAACTTATTTTTATTATCCTAGTATCATGGAAAATGAATATTGGTAGAGGGATCGAGATAGGCTATAAAAAGACGAATGGTGCTAAACATAGTGTGTAAATTTTCAAATACTATTAATAAAACATTCTAATTAAACTAAAACTAATCATAAATGATATCAATTTAATATATTTTATGATAAAATATTAAACTGTATTATTTCTTGTATAGTATTTATCTATGGTGAGTGGGAGATTTTTAAACAAACACTATAAGATTTTATGCACAGGGTTATAGGTACCTTTTAAAACCTAAATATTTGAATAGGGGAGTTAACTATGAGTTTGTACATTATTACCGTTATATTGACTGCATTAGCATCAAATATAACTTTGCCTGTGGTTGGAGGGTTTAGGGTTACTCTTGGAGTTGTAGCATTATTTGCAATGATACATGCTTTTCGTTTAAAAAGACCCATATTATTAGCTACTGTAACCGGTATAGTTGTAGTTTTAGTTAGAATTTTACTCGAGAGTTTTAGAATGCCCATTAATCCGGAAGTGGCATCTAATTATTTTTTAGAGGTCTTTTTCTATTTTGGATTTGGTTTTCTATACTATTATTCAGTAATCCACAATCAATCAGCATATCCATTGCCACTGGTAATAGCACTTGCAATCTCCGATGCAGGAGGGAATTTTTTAGAGTACTTATTAAGAACATTAGCTGCGGATCAAACTTGGACAAATACATCCTTGGTAACAATATTACTAGCTGCTTCGGTTAGGTCTATACTAATTGTATTCTTTATATGGATAATAAAAAGGATATTTACCAAATTTGTAGATGAAAGGAGTAGCTATGATTAATTTTATTAGAATACTTGGAGGATTTTTATGGGATTATATTCTACTATTTGCTCTTATGGGTGTTGGTATTTATATGACTATTTTATTAAGATTTCCTCAGTTTACTAGAGTTATACCTGCATTGAAAAAACTAATAGTAGAAATAAAAGAGAATAAACCGGTTGAGAGTGGTAGAATGACACCATTCCAATCATTAGCTACTGCGGTTGCTGCTCAGGTAGGGACGGGGAATATTGTAGGAGTTGCTTCGGCTATTGCCGCCGGAGGTCCCGGTGCAGCTTTTTGGATGATATTTTCAGCTTTTTTTGGTATGTCTACTATCTTTTCTGAAGCAGTATTGTCACAGGTTTATCGTAGAACTACGGAATCAGGTGAGTTATGTGGTGGACCTGCATACTATATACAAGATGGGTTAAACAACAAGCTGCTTTCTTATTTGTTCGCAGTATTTACTATATTAGCATTAGGTTTAGTTGGTATTATGGTCCAATCAAATGCAGTTGTTGGTTCGCTAAGTGAATCATTTGGTTTTCCTAAACCCTGGGCTACAATTGGCTTAATGGTAATTGTAGGGATTGTATTGACGGGAGGTATGAATCGTATTGCAGGTTTTTCAGAAAAGGTTGTACCTGTAATGGCAGGAATTTACATACTGGGTTGTTTTATTATCATAATTATAAATATTAGATACTTAATTCCAACGCTGCAGATTATTGTAAGTGGAGCATTTTCACCACAAGCAATTGGAGGAGGAGTACTTGGGATTACAGTTCAGCAAGCCATTAGATTTGGGATAGCCAGAGGCTTATTCTCAAATGAGGCAGGTATGGGTTCAACACCTCATTCGCATGCTGTAGCGCATACGGACCATCCCGCTGAACAAGGATTTATTGCGATGATTGGAGTGTTTATTTCTACCTTCTTAATATGTACATCAACAGCTATGATAAATCTTATGACCGGAAGCTATAATCCGGGAATTCCTGCGTCTGAAATGGCAAAAAATGCTACACTAATGACTCAAGATGCATTTGTGAAAGGTTTTGGCACTTTTGGAGGTGCATTTCTTTCAGTATCACTCACCAGCTTTGCCCTTACTACTATCGTAGGATGGTATTTCTTTGCCGAATCAAATGTAAAATTAATCTTCAATAATCGTAAGCCC
The sequence above is a segment of the Peptoniphilaceae bacterium AMB_02 genome. Coding sequences within it:
- a CDS encoding SWIM zinc finger family protein gives rise to the protein MWENLFDYWILERGYDYYLYNRVRNVNYYENYIEATVSGSMDYMVIIELEENVIKHLECDCPYADKGKNCKHMAAVLYYLEENNESIEDADEQEAKESIEDLVNEASELEIREFLTEILTKDGNLITNFKQFLKLDMTDVEMQEYKNEIKSIFYKHQDECGFIDYRSATFFGQELVDFIHEHIYYLIDNQQYKEAFELSKLIFIEINHVEIDDSDGEIIEIAGECVDIWSSILKNADMDYKTELFNWFMGILTEPNSIILDDYIEILIFDEFKDKEFQIQKMECIDDIIKKCEEVNDPRSTRYYLGTWLVRRLDLMMEMNRNDKEIIDFCKSYLHEHKVRSFYIDYSIANKDYETSIELLEAGKRLDETFPGRALVYSRELKELYKLTKNDKKYKEELEYLILNEYNHLSSYEELKSLYTKSEWTEKREILFSKLPKGFRIDRLYALEGLYDSLLEIVLQSDNEYILFEHEEILKGIYPEELLNKYEQIVEKMALHTGGRSHYRNIVNHLNKMLKYPDGKTRVQDLILRWMKEYKKRPAMWDELSRVRI
- a CDS encoding DUF2812 domain-containing protein, translating into MTKIIRRFKYFTILDYDKEEDYLSKMHSKGYKFVKVVLPGIYTFEVTEPSDTVYKLDFMDEDMSLEDKLDYLQIFKDNGWEAVTTFMGYSYFRKNASSINTEIFSGS
- a CDS encoding PadR family transcriptional regulator, with product MNETIKRIYVPMTETGFYILYCLQEPMHGYSIGQKVQLMTDNQINIAPGTMYGTLAKMEKDGLISFVRKEENRKLYKITELGKEVLDIEIKRIERLYKNSMGVSLSDQNNTQI
- a CDS encoding acetaldehyde dehydrogenase (acetylating); the encoded protein is MKKIKVGIIGPGNIGLDLLYKLQRSEYLHPELIVNIRESNGINHAREMGINTSTKGVQAILERDDIKIVFDCTSANAHLQHAPLLKENKKFTLDLTPAAVGPYVVPSVNLDDHMLNLDNLNLVTCAGQATTPFVAAINKAADVYYAEIVSSISSKSAGKGTRANIDEFTQTTRKALEEVGGAGKAKVLIILNPADPPIYMSNTIYTRVRNVDIDKINHALQNKLEEMKGYVPGIRFRMEPVIKHEDDDIIMLVVEVEGLGDYLPIYSGNLDIINSAAIEIAERKAKVLLEAKNE
- the dmpG gene encoding 4-hydroxy-2-oxovalerate aldolase; the protein is MNKIILTDTSLRDGNHTVKHQFNLEEIKKICIALDNAGVDIIELGHGDGLTGSTINYGFSKEDDYEAIKIAVENVSNAKIAVLLLPGIGTVPDMKKAYECGARVVRIATHVTEADISMEHIHVAKEIGFLTVGFLMMAHRAPVDGVLHEAQKMESYGADIVYVTDSAGAMIPSEVREKISALKENLKVDIGFHSHNNLGLAIGNSLAAIEAGAKYIDGSLAGLGAGAGNTSTEMLVGVLNKAGIPNNADFYKSMDAAKILREIVKSHGVELANTQDPLMLGYAGVYSSFMLHAKKAAERFKVDYREIIEEAGRKSAVGGQEDWLYEIADRISRSK
- a CDS encoding sodium:alanine symporter family protein; the protein is MINFIRILGGFLWDYILLFALMGVGIYMTILLRFPQFTRVIPALKKLIVEIKENKPVESGRMTPFQSLATAVAAQVGTGNIVGVASAIAAGGPGAAFWMIFSAFFGMSTIFSEAVLSQVYRRTTESGELCGGPAYYIQDGLNNKLLSYLFAVFTILALGLVGIMVQSNAVVGSLSESFGFPKPWATIGLMVIVGIVLTGGMNRIAGFSEKVVPVMAGIYILGCFIIIIINIRYLIPTLQIIVSGAFSPQAIGGGVLGITVQQAIRFGIARGLFSNEAGMGSTPHSHAVAHTDHPAEQGFIAMIGVFISTFLICTSTAMINLMTGSYNPGIPASEMAKNATLMTQDAFVKGFGTFGGAFLSVSLTSFALTTIVGWYFFAESNVKLIFNNRKPFIVGYKIIALVFIVLGPMIDGDVVWSISDLFTGLMALPNIIALIFLAKESQWLLKDYDRCVQNGYLEWPDLKAKPWKTKREKN
- a CDS encoding MerR family transcriptional regulator — translated: MEYLINQLALISGVSTRTLRYYDSIGLLKPLRIDENGYRIYGVNEVDLLQEMLFYRELGMPLEEIRSIVNGESFDRSASLKMHLTRLEEKKKRIESLIENVKKTICNLKGEIKMTDQEKFEGFKDKLIRENTEKYGEEVIAKYGKEAFDASNMKLSGMDESQWKLQEQLKESIFIYLKKALKKSDPTCNEAQEAARIQKEWLCMFWDEKNYSKEVHLNLAKMYLTEPRFTSYYDDGAGDGAAQMLYDALKIFLFA